The following coding sequences lie in one Sedimentibacter sp. MB35-C1 genomic window:
- a CDS encoding sensor histidine kinase produces MKMKLGTQITIFFVIILIFSLGSMTFLSYHQMRIILTDELEEKLMNIAVYASEDYMVIDCLDGYENFTNEELNEHIEEIRSETNVDFITVFGMDRLRLTHPVKEKIGKEFEGGDEGRVLTEPSRYISSAVGSLGKSLRAFSPVYKDGIQVGAVCVGSTLVEINKETFAKTEQFVPFILIGLVLGICCAYILTTNIKYEILGMEPREITLLLKQNDAILENVKEGIITLDEKGNLIQFNKEAAKILGLTRKDMNRNINVFINLEDTNRLMNDENNIEDFEVKIRPGVTVLCKYNVLKDDKNHIIGQVINFRDLTAVKRIAEELTGIQKMAWSLRAQNHEFMNKLHTISGLIQLEEYDEAIKYISNASSRGNDVTSTITGRIKNINIAAILLAKYYKAEELRIKLEIDKSSFLNKVPEHLNDDDLSSVIGNLIENSLDAVSVDGTGKILFKMSEDDDRVIIDIKDNGPGVPEDIKEKIYERNFSTKSGQRGFGLYIVKNIIENANGEITLSTDKGTSWHIEIPTKDGDEND; encoded by the coding sequence ATGAAAATGAAATTAGGAACACAAATAACAATTTTCTTTGTGATAATATTGATTTTTTCATTAGGCAGTATGACATTTCTTTCTTATCACCAAATGAGAATAATTTTAACGGATGAGCTTGAAGAAAAGCTTATGAATATTGCTGTATATGCATCAGAGGACTATATGGTCATAGACTGTTTAGACGGATATGAAAATTTTACAAATGAGGAACTAAATGAGCATATTGAAGAAATTCGATCTGAAACCAATGTAGATTTTATTACTGTATTCGGAATGGACAGATTAAGGCTTACACATCCGGTTAAGGAGAAAATAGGAAAAGAATTTGAAGGGGGAGATGAAGGCAGAGTGCTGACAGAACCTTCTAGGTATATCTCCAGTGCTGTTGGGTCATTAGGCAAATCTTTGAGGGCTTTTTCACCTGTTTATAAAGATGGGATTCAGGTGGGGGCGGTTTGCGTAGGAAGTACTCTTGTTGAGATAAACAAGGAGACATTTGCCAAGACCGAGCAGTTTGTGCCTTTTATACTAATAGGGTTGGTTTTAGGCATATGCTGTGCTTACATATTAACTACCAATATAAAGTATGAAATTCTAGGCATGGAACCCAGAGAAATAACGTTGCTGCTAAAGCAGAATGATGCCATACTTGAAAATGTTAAAGAAGGCATTATAACTCTGGATGAAAAGGGAAATCTGATTCAATTCAATAAGGAGGCAGCAAAAATACTTGGGTTGACTCGAAAAGACATGAACAGAAATATTAATGTGTTTATCAACCTGGAAGATACAAACAGGTTAATGAACGATGAAAATAACATCGAGGATTTTGAAGTTAAAATAAGGCCTGGTGTGACTGTTTTATGCAAGTACAATGTATTGAAAGATGATAAAAATCATATAATAGGTCAGGTAATAAACTTCAGAGATTTGACGGCTGTGAAAAGAATAGCTGAAGAACTGACAGGAATACAAAAAATGGCATGGTCTCTGAGAGCTCAAAACCATGAGTTTATGAATAAACTACACACAATTTCCGGCTTAATTCAGCTTGAGGAATATGATGAGGCCATTAAATATATTTCCAATGCGTCAAGCAGAGGAAATGATGTGACCAGTACAATAACAGGAAGAATTAAAAATATAAATATTGCTGCAATTCTTCTTGCAAAATATTATAAAGCAGAAGAGCTAAGAATTAAATTAGAAATTGATAAGTCATCTTTTTTAAACAAGGTACCGGAACATTTAAATGATGATGATTTAAGCTCGGTAATCGGTAATTTAATTGAAAATTCTCTTGATGCAGTAAGTGTTGACGGAACCGGAAAAATACTTTTTAAAATGTCTGAGGATGATGATAGAGTAATCATTGACATAAAAGATAATGGGCCTGGAGTACCGGAGGATATAAAAGAAAAAATATACGAGAGAAACTTCAGTACTAAGTCTGGGCAGAGAGGGTTTGGACTTTATATAGTCAAAAATATTATTGAAAATGCAAATGGTGAAATAACTTTGTCAACAGATAAAGGCACTTCGTGGCACATAGAAATACCAACAAAAGATGGTGATGAAAATGATTGA
- a CDS encoding response regulator: MIDVLILEDDPMVRDINSKFLLKINGFHLAKAAANISEAQEYVRQSNVDLVLLDIYLPKENGIDFLKWLRRKEMEVDVILITADKTSNMVQEAFRYGAVDYLIKPFTFERFEEALNNYKQRYNKINDLDTIEQKMLDRYISKNVALNDNKNSCEEREYEKGINKYTYNIIWKEICSSSAGEFLTAEEVSEKSTVARVTVRKYLEYMEKEGKVEKLIEYGKIGRPQHKYKCKKK, from the coding sequence ATGATTGATGTTTTGATTTTAGAAGATGACCCTATGGTAAGGGACATAAATTCAAAATTCCTTTTAAAAATTAATGGATTTCATTTGGCTAAAGCTGCTGCAAACATATCAGAAGCTCAGGAATATGTTAGGCAAAGCAATGTGGATCTGGTTCTTCTGGATATTTACCTGCCTAAAGAAAATGGTATTGATTTTCTGAAGTGGCTGAGAAGAAAAGAAATGGAAGTTGATGTAATACTTATAACAGCTGATAAGACAAGTAATATGGTTCAAGAAGCATTCAGATACGGTGCTGTGGATTATCTTATTAAGCCTTTCACATTTGAACGATTTGAAGAGGCATTGAATAATTACAAACAAAGGTATAACAAAATAAATGACCTTGATACAATTGAACAAAAGATGCTTGATAGATATATATCAAAAAATGTTGCGTTGAATGATAATAAAAACAGTTGTGAAGAAAGGGAATACGAAAAGGGAATTAATAAATATACCTACAATATTATTTGGAAGGAGATATGTAGTTCATCAGCAGGAGAATTTTTAACGGCTGAAGAAGTATCAGAAAAATCAACAGTTGCAAGAGTTACCGTAAGAAAATATCTTGAGTATATGGAAAAGGAAGGAAAGGTTGAGAAGCTGATTGAGTACGGTAAAATTGGTCGGCCTCAGCATAAATATAAGTGTAAGAAAAAATAA
- the truA gene encoding tRNA pseudouridine(38-40) synthase TruA has product MRNVKMIIQYDGSRYKGWQKQNKNVNTIQGRLEDILSDMTGEDVQLIGCGRTDAGVHALNYTANFHTLSKLSVDEMLVYINEKLPDDIALLSIKNASERFHSRYNILSKTYMYKINNGASKNVFERRYVHNIDQKLDLGKMRECSEVLVGTHDFQSFTTLKSKTKSTVRTINYINIEEQDGSVEIDVNGNGFLWNMVRIILGTLIEAGKGKLNREDVASILDAKKREKAGPMAPPKALFLKYVEY; this is encoded by the coding sequence ATGAGAAATGTAAAGATGATTATTCAGTATGATGGTTCACGTTACAAAGGATGGCAGAAGCAGAATAAAAATGTTAATACAATACAGGGGAGACTGGAAGATATACTATCTGATATGACAGGAGAAGATGTTCAGCTTATAGGCTGCGGAAGGACTGATGCGGGAGTACATGCTTTAAATTATACTGCAAATTTCCATACGCTTTCAAAACTGAGTGTAGATGAAATGCTGGTGTACATTAATGAGAAATTGCCTGATGATATAGCTCTACTATCTATTAAAAATGCAAGTGAAAGATTTCATTCAAGGTACAATATATTGTCAAAGACTTATATGTACAAAATTAATAACGGTGCATCTAAAAATGTATTTGAAAGAAGGTATGTGCATAATATTGACCAGAAGCTTGATTTGGGGAAAATGAGGGAGTGTTCTGAAGTATTAGTGGGAACCCATGATTTTCAAAGTTTTACAACTTTAAAATCAAAAACAAAATCAACAGTAAGGACTATTAATTATATTAATATAGAAGAACAAGACGGCAGTGTTGAAATAGATGTAAACGGGAACGGTTTTTTGTGGAATATGGTTAGAATTATCCTAGGTACGCTTATTGAAGCGGGAAAGGGTAAGTTAAACAGAGAAGATGTTGCATCCATTTTAGATGCCAAAAAAAGAGAGAAGGCAGGGCCGATGGCCCCTCCAAAAGCACTTTTTTTAAAATATGTAGAATATTAA
- a CDS encoding NADP-dependent malic enzyme: MNYFEESLKLHEKTKGKIEVISKIKVETREDLSLAYTPGVAEPCRKIHENEDDVYKYTSKGNIVAVVTDGSAVLGLGNIGPKAALPVMEGKSILFKEFADVDAFPICVDSQDADEIVKTVKLIAPGFGGINLEDISAPRCFEIEERLKKELDIPVFHDDQHGTAIVVLAGLINALKIIGKKIEDLKIIINGAGAAGTAIATLLTAAGAKNIVACDRTGALYIGRERMNDAKNSLAKFTNPKNEKGTLADVMVNADVFIGVSSADVVKPEMVKSMAVDPIILAMANPTPEIMPDLAKQAGARVIGTGRSDFPNQINNVLVFPGVFRGALDVRAREINLEMKLAAAHAIADYIGADELNEENIIPSALDKGVASVVAKAIQEAAKKSGSARI, translated from the coding sequence TTGAACTATTTTGAAGAAAGCTTAAAGTTACATGAAAAAACTAAAGGAAAAATTGAAGTTATCTCAAAAATTAAGGTTGAGACGAGAGAGGATCTTAGTCTTGCATACACTCCAGGCGTTGCTGAGCCGTGCAGGAAAATCCATGAAAACGAAGATGATGTATATAAATATACATCAAAGGGTAACATAGTTGCCGTAGTTACTGACGGTTCTGCGGTGCTTGGATTGGGGAATATCGGTCCTAAAGCAGCTCTTCCGGTTATGGAAGGAAAATCCATATTATTCAAGGAATTTGCCGATGTTGATGCATTTCCTATTTGTGTTGATTCCCAAGATGCAGATGAAATTGTTAAGACTGTAAAGCTTATTGCCCCTGGATTTGGAGGAATAAACCTAGAGGATATATCTGCTCCGAGATGTTTTGAAATAGAGGAAAGATTGAAAAAGGAACTGGATATTCCAGTGTTTCATGATGATCAGCACGGAACAGCAATAGTTGTTTTAGCAGGTTTAATAAATGCATTAAAAATTATAGGAAAAAAAATAGAGGACTTAAAAATTATAATAAACGGAGCGGGAGCTGCAGGCACTGCAATTGCAACACTGTTAACGGCAGCAGGCGCAAAAAATATTGTCGCTTGCGATAGAACAGGTGCGCTGTATATAGGACGTGAAAGAATGAATGATGCTAAAAATAGTTTAGCTAAGTTTACGAATCCTAAAAATGAAAAAGGAACATTGGCTGATGTTATGGTAAATGCAGATGTATTTATAGGAGTTTCTTCAGCAGATGTTGTTAAGCCTGAGATGGTTAAGTCTATGGCTGTTGACCCAATAATACTTGCAATGGCAAATCCTACACCGGAAATAATGCCAGACCTTGCAAAACAAGCAGGAGCAAGAGTAATAGGAACAGGACGCTCTGATTTTCCGAACCAAATTAATAATGTTCTTGTTTTCCCGGGAGTGTTTAGGGGAGCGCTGGATGTAAGAGCCAGAGAAATCAATCTTGAAATGAAGCTGGCTGCTGCACATGCTATTGCAGACTATATCGGAGCTGATGAACTAAACGAAGAAAACATAATTCCAAGTGCATTGGACAAAGGAGTTGCTTCTGTAGTTGCAAAGGCAATTCAAGAAGCAGCAAAAAAATCGGGATCAGCAAGAATATAA
- a CDS encoding SulP family inorganic anion transporter: protein MLKQYFQDLKLEFKGYNGKKLSQDIMAGLTVTAVALPLALAFGVSSGADAASGLITAIIAGLLIGGLSGASYQISGPTGAMSAILMSLAVKNGMDGVFLAGFLSGVILLIAAAFRFGKLVSFIPSPVITGFTSGIAVIIALGQVDNFFGTVSKGENALQKLLSYGELGFSPNLYAVMFGLLVILVMVAWPKKWNAKFPSSLAGIIIALAVNWALKLPVAVVGDIPKTLLSENRLTFDVITLSNVSNMISPAISIAMLGMIESLLCGASAGKMKNEKLNADRELIAQGIGNAIIPFLGGVPATAAIARTSVAIKSGGQTRLVSIIHSVGLLASMFLLGSVMSVIPLSALAGVLMVTAWRMNEWNEINYIFSKKFANAILEFVITMVATVMFDLTVAILIGVFMGIMIFVVKNSQLKVDVSDVDLDRIKGHKIMSDHKTTKIMYITGPLFFMTKDKLEQVTFNSLNADNIIISMRAVTSIDESAVGEFKEVVKKAAENGACIMFCGVQENVMDMFQRSGMKELIGEECFFWDAIEALRYLSIIQNSEIAI from the coding sequence ATGTTAAAACAGTATTTTCAAGATTTAAAGCTTGAGTTCAAAGGATACAACGGCAAAAAACTGTCTCAAGACATTATGGCAGGATTGACAGTAACAGCTGTGGCACTTCCTTTGGCACTGGCTTTTGGTGTAAGCTCCGGAGCGGATGCAGCTTCGGGGCTTATTACGGCAATAATAGCCGGACTTCTTATAGGTGGACTTTCCGGAGCTTCATATCAAATTTCCGGGCCTACGGGAGCCATGTCAGCAATACTTATGTCTCTTGCCGTTAAAAACGGAATGGATGGCGTCTTCTTGGCCGGATTTTTATCCGGAGTAATATTGCTCATTGCAGCCGCCTTTCGTTTTGGAAAGCTTGTGTCATTCATACCATCTCCGGTTATAACCGGATTTACCTCAGGCATTGCCGTAATAATAGCGCTGGGACAGGTGGATAACTTCTTCGGCACAGTTTCCAAGGGAGAAAATGCATTGCAAAAGCTTTTATCTTACGGAGAGTTGGGATTTTCGCCAAATCTTTACGCAGTGATGTTTGGGTTGCTGGTAATTTTAGTAATGGTTGCATGGCCTAAGAAATGGAATGCAAAATTTCCGTCTTCTCTTGCAGGTATTATAATTGCACTGGCTGTTAACTGGGCTTTAAAATTGCCGGTTGCTGTTGTTGGTGATATACCGAAAACTTTGTTGTCTGAAAACAGGCTTACATTTGACGTCATAACCTTATCAAATGTTTCCAACATGATAAGCCCTGCAATTAGCATCGCAATGCTTGGAATGATTGAAAGCCTTCTTTGCGGAGCCTCTGCCGGCAAGATGAAAAACGAGAAGCTCAATGCTGACAGAGAACTTATTGCTCAGGGTATAGGAAATGCCATTATCCCTTTTCTGGGAGGTGTTCCTGCAACTGCAGCGATTGCCCGTACAAGCGTCGCTATTAAATCAGGCGGACAGACAAGGCTGGTAAGCATTATTCATTCTGTCGGGCTTCTTGCGTCAATGTTTTTGCTGGGCTCAGTAATGTCTGTAATTCCTCTGTCTGCTCTTGCAGGAGTTCTTATGGTTACTGCTTGGCGCATGAACGAATGGAATGAAATAAATTATATCTTCAGCAAAAAATTTGCAAATGCTATTCTAGAATTTGTCATAACTATGGTTGCAACAGTTATGTTTGACCTGACCGTTGCTATTTTAATAGGAGTGTTCATGGGGATAATGATATTTGTAGTAAAAAACAGCCAGCTAAAAGTTGATGTAAGCGACGTGGATCTTGACAGAATAAAAGGCCACAAGATAATGTCAGATCACAAAACCACAAAAATTATGTACATTACAGGGCCGCTTTTCTTTATGACAAAGGATAAGCTTGAGCAAGTTACATTTAATTCTCTTAATGCAGACAACATTATAATTTCAATGAGAGCTGTAACCAGCATCGATGAGTCTGCTGTTGGAGAATTTAAGGAAGTTGTGAAAAAGGCAGCTGAAAATGGAGCCTGCATTATGTTTTGCGGAGTTCAAGAAAATGTGATGGATATGTTCCAACGCTCTGGAATGAAAGAACTCATAGGCGAAGAATGTTTTTTCTGGGACGCAATTGAAGCACTCAGATATTTAAGTATAATACAGAACAGCGAAATCGCAATATAA